One genomic window of Arachis stenosperma cultivar V10309 chromosome 10, arast.V10309.gnm1.PFL2, whole genome shotgun sequence includes the following:
- the LOC130954428 gene encoding protein STRUBBELIG-RECEPTOR FAMILY 3-like isoform X2 — translation MGCTNLVLHVRLFVTLMVILAGTFCAVGDTDVVDVAAISSLYVALGSPPLLGWKPVGGDPCFEMWQGVGCVFSNITSIRLDGLNLGGELGSNLNFPSILEIDLSNNHIGGPIPFTLPPTLTSLSLSGNQLNGSIPDALSLLTQLSHLDLSNNNLSGQLPSSTGTLSSLTTLYLQNNQFSGTLYVLQDLPLQDLNIENNTFSGPIPPKLLSVPIFRKDGNPFNTSVIPSPAAAPSPAAMAPSPGKSPWRLANSPSSPTASVLASARKSFIAKNIIWIAGSGLLIFILLGVCIFMLWCFKRRPEKKNAKKQNVGVFESPLHKPTCSDTSFETTNQEEKVEKPSLVSEVPNRKTNLIPKVQDEQGKYVKTASATSQYNHGSELINTSEASKLSHLQPPPRPYPTTQSQKLILNPAIPVKGSEINDKTCSLEVYSIASLQQYTNSFSQENFIGEGTLGPVYRAEFPDGKILAVRKLDATASMEQNHEQFLQLVSNISKIQHPNIVKFTGYCTEYSQRLLVYEYCSNGTLHDALHGDSECRIRLTWNARIQVALGAARALEYMHENFRPPIVHRNFKSANVLLNDNLEVCISDCGLGPLLSSGSAGQLSGRLLTAYGYSAPEFEFGSYTHQSDVFSFGVVMLELLTGRKSHDRSLPRGEQILVRWAVPQLHDIDALSKMVDPSLNGAYPMKSLSRFADIVSSCVQHEPEFRPAMSEVVQDLLRMM, via the exons GCAAGGTGTTGGCTGTGTATTTTCCAACATCACTTCCAT AAGACTTGATGGCCTGAATTTGGGTGGAGAGCTTGGTAGTAATTTGAATTTTCCATCCATCTTAGAAAT TGATCTTAGCAACAACCACATTGGAGGGCCCATTCCATTCACTTTGCCCCCTACTCTTACGAGCTT GTCTCTCTCAGGAAACCAGTTAAATGGAAGCATTCCAGATGCTTTATCATTACTAACTCAATTGTCACACTT GGATTTGTCAAATAACAACTTGAGTGGTCAGCTGCCTTCCTCAACAGGGACTTTATCATCCCTTACTACATT ATACTTGCAGAACAATCAATTCTCTGGGACCCTTTATGTTTTGCAGGACCTGCCTCTTCAGGATCT GAATATTGAGAATAACACATTCTCCGGGCCAATTCCGCCAAAACTGCTGAGTGTCCCTATTTTCAG AAAAGATGGAAATCCATTTAATACTAGTGTTATTCCATCACCTGCCGCAGCCCCATCACCTGCAGCTATGGCTCCATCCCCTGGGAAATCACCGTGGAGATTAGCAAATAGTCCTTCTTCCCCAACTGCATCAGTGCTTGCAAGTGCTAGGAAGTCATTTATAGCTAAGAATATCATTTGGATTGCTGGTTCTGGTCTtttgatatttattttgttaggtGTTTGTATTTTTATGCTGTGGTGCTTTAAACGAAGGCCAGAGAAGAAAAATGCCAAGAAGCAAAATGTTGGTGTCTTCGAAAGTCCTTTACATAAACCTACTTGCAGTGACACTTCCTTTGAAACAACCAATCAGGAGGAGAAAG TTGAGAAACCATCACTTGTATCTGAAGTGCCaaatagaaaaacaaatttGATTCCAAAGGTTCAGGATGAACAAGGAAAATATGTGAAAACAGCATCTGCAACTTCACAATACAATCATGGTTCTGAGTTAATCAACACTAGTGAGGCTTCCAAACTTTCACACCTCCAGCCACCACCGCGTCCTTACCCAACGACACAAAGTCAGAAGTTGATCCTCAATCCAGCTATACCTGTCAAAGGGTCTGAAATAAATGACAAAACATGTTCCCTTGAAGTTTATTCTATTGCATCACTTCAACAATATACCAATAGCTTTTCCCAAGAAAATTTTATTGGGGAAGGCACCTTAGGGCCTGTTTATAGGGCTGAGTTCCCTGATGGAAAG ATATTGGCTGTGAGGAAATTAGATGCCACTGCTTCTATGGAGCAGAACCATGAACAATTTCTCCAATTAGTGTCCAACATCTCAAAAATTCAGCACCCTAATATTGTAAAGTTTACGGGCTACTGTACCGAGTATAGCCAACGGCTGCTTGTGTATgagtattgcagtaatggaacCCTGCATGATGCACTGCATGGCGATAGTGAATGCCGTATTAGATTAACATGGAATGCTCGAATTCAGGTGGCTCTTGGAGCTGCAAGAGCTTTAGA GTATATGCATGAGAACTTTCGGCCACCTATTGTGCACCGAAATTTTAAGTCTGCCAATGTACTCCTAAATGACAACCTGGAAGTGTGCATCTCTGATTGTGGATTAGGTCCTTTGCTATCTTCTGGCTCTGCTGGTCAG TTATCAGGACGACTCCTCACGGCTTATGGCTACAGTGCTCCAGAATTTGAGTTCGGAAGCTATACACATCAAAGTGATGTATTCAGTTTTGGAGTGGTAATGTTGGAACTTCTCACGGGACGAAAATCCCACGACAG GTCACTCCCGCGAGGGGAGCAAATATTGGTGAGATGGGCAGTCCCTCAACTCCATGACATTGACGCATTGTCGAAAATGGTTGACCCCAGCTTAAATGGAGCCTATCCTATGAAGTCCTTGTCGCGTTTTGCAGATATTGTTTCTTCATGCGTCCAG CATGAACCTGAATTCAGGCCAGCAATGTCTGAAGTTGTTCAAGATCTTCTAAGGATGATGTAA
- the LOC130954428 gene encoding protein STRUBBELIG-RECEPTOR FAMILY 3-like isoform X1, with product MGCTNLVLHVRLFVTLMVILAGTFCAVGDTDVVDVAAISSLYVALGSPPLLGWKPVGGDPCFEMWQGVGCVFSNITSIRLDGLNLGGELGSNLNFPSILEIDLSNNHIGGPIPFTLPPTLTSLSLSGNQLNGSIPDALSLLTQLSHLDLSNNNLSGQLPSSTGTLSSLTTLYLQNNQFSGTLYVLQDLPLQDLNIENNTFSGPIPPKLLSVPIFRKDGNPFNTSVIPSPAAAPSPAAMAPSPGKSPWRLANSPSSPTASVLASARKSFIAKNIIWIAGSGLLIFILLGVCIFMLWCFKRRPEKKNAKKQNVGVFESPLHKPTCSDTSFETTNQEEKAVEKPSLVSEVPNRKTNLIPKVQDEQGKYVKTASATSQYNHGSELINTSEASKLSHLQPPPRPYPTTQSQKLILNPAIPVKGSEINDKTCSLEVYSIASLQQYTNSFSQENFIGEGTLGPVYRAEFPDGKILAVRKLDATASMEQNHEQFLQLVSNISKIQHPNIVKFTGYCTEYSQRLLVYEYCSNGTLHDALHGDSECRIRLTWNARIQVALGAARALEYMHENFRPPIVHRNFKSANVLLNDNLEVCISDCGLGPLLSSGSAGQLSGRLLTAYGYSAPEFEFGSYTHQSDVFSFGVVMLELLTGRKSHDRSLPRGEQILVRWAVPQLHDIDALSKMVDPSLNGAYPMKSLSRFADIVSSCVQHEPEFRPAMSEVVQDLLRMM from the exons GCAAGGTGTTGGCTGTGTATTTTCCAACATCACTTCCAT AAGACTTGATGGCCTGAATTTGGGTGGAGAGCTTGGTAGTAATTTGAATTTTCCATCCATCTTAGAAAT TGATCTTAGCAACAACCACATTGGAGGGCCCATTCCATTCACTTTGCCCCCTACTCTTACGAGCTT GTCTCTCTCAGGAAACCAGTTAAATGGAAGCATTCCAGATGCTTTATCATTACTAACTCAATTGTCACACTT GGATTTGTCAAATAACAACTTGAGTGGTCAGCTGCCTTCCTCAACAGGGACTTTATCATCCCTTACTACATT ATACTTGCAGAACAATCAATTCTCTGGGACCCTTTATGTTTTGCAGGACCTGCCTCTTCAGGATCT GAATATTGAGAATAACACATTCTCCGGGCCAATTCCGCCAAAACTGCTGAGTGTCCCTATTTTCAG AAAAGATGGAAATCCATTTAATACTAGTGTTATTCCATCACCTGCCGCAGCCCCATCACCTGCAGCTATGGCTCCATCCCCTGGGAAATCACCGTGGAGATTAGCAAATAGTCCTTCTTCCCCAACTGCATCAGTGCTTGCAAGTGCTAGGAAGTCATTTATAGCTAAGAATATCATTTGGATTGCTGGTTCTGGTCTtttgatatttattttgttaggtGTTTGTATTTTTATGCTGTGGTGCTTTAAACGAAGGCCAGAGAAGAAAAATGCCAAGAAGCAAAATGTTGGTGTCTTCGAAAGTCCTTTACATAAACCTACTTGCAGTGACACTTCCTTTGAAACAACCAATCAGGAGGAGAAAG CAGTTGAGAAACCATCACTTGTATCTGAAGTGCCaaatagaaaaacaaatttGATTCCAAAGGTTCAGGATGAACAAGGAAAATATGTGAAAACAGCATCTGCAACTTCACAATACAATCATGGTTCTGAGTTAATCAACACTAGTGAGGCTTCCAAACTTTCACACCTCCAGCCACCACCGCGTCCTTACCCAACGACACAAAGTCAGAAGTTGATCCTCAATCCAGCTATACCTGTCAAAGGGTCTGAAATAAATGACAAAACATGTTCCCTTGAAGTTTATTCTATTGCATCACTTCAACAATATACCAATAGCTTTTCCCAAGAAAATTTTATTGGGGAAGGCACCTTAGGGCCTGTTTATAGGGCTGAGTTCCCTGATGGAAAG ATATTGGCTGTGAGGAAATTAGATGCCACTGCTTCTATGGAGCAGAACCATGAACAATTTCTCCAATTAGTGTCCAACATCTCAAAAATTCAGCACCCTAATATTGTAAAGTTTACGGGCTACTGTACCGAGTATAGCCAACGGCTGCTTGTGTATgagtattgcagtaatggaacCCTGCATGATGCACTGCATGGCGATAGTGAATGCCGTATTAGATTAACATGGAATGCTCGAATTCAGGTGGCTCTTGGAGCTGCAAGAGCTTTAGA GTATATGCATGAGAACTTTCGGCCACCTATTGTGCACCGAAATTTTAAGTCTGCCAATGTACTCCTAAATGACAACCTGGAAGTGTGCATCTCTGATTGTGGATTAGGTCCTTTGCTATCTTCTGGCTCTGCTGGTCAG TTATCAGGACGACTCCTCACGGCTTATGGCTACAGTGCTCCAGAATTTGAGTTCGGAAGCTATACACATCAAAGTGATGTATTCAGTTTTGGAGTGGTAATGTTGGAACTTCTCACGGGACGAAAATCCCACGACAG GTCACTCCCGCGAGGGGAGCAAATATTGGTGAGATGGGCAGTCCCTCAACTCCATGACATTGACGCATTGTCGAAAATGGTTGACCCCAGCTTAAATGGAGCCTATCCTATGAAGTCCTTGTCGCGTTTTGCAGATATTGTTTCTTCATGCGTCCAG CATGAACCTGAATTCAGGCCAGCAATGTCTGAAGTTGTTCAAGATCTTCTAAGGATGATGTAA
- the LOC130955686 gene encoding katanin p80 WD40 repeat-containing subunit B1 homolog KTN80.1-like: MAKRGYKIQEFVAHAGSVNCLNTGKKNCRLFITGGDDHKVNLWTIGKPTSLMSLSGHTSPVESVSFDSAEVLVLGGASSGVIKLWDLEESKMVRSVAGHRSNCTAVEFHPFGEFFASGSMDTNLRIWDIRKKGCIHSYKGHTQGISTIKFTPDGRWVVSGGLDSVVKVWDLTAGKLLNDFKLHEGPIRSIDFHPLEFLLATGSADRTVKFWDLETFELIGSARREATGVRSIAFHPDGRTLFTGHEDGLKVYSWEPVICHDSVDMGWTTLGDLCINDGKLLGCAYYRNSVGVWVADISLIEPYSDGSGLDAKTSEGMEHKLNLKESKQEQVEVDVGPTTRFRSVSPDESKEIKNIYIDSSGGKPITLQRSGSVNSQRIDIPEEPKEICNFGTQKPSSAAGVNVKPNEQLLRKSFVVPNVVPRDVPDVKDSAKSGEETITFTKTKPGMLLKPAHTRRASTGRFDIDKFSDTTSKLDSAKDTKFQRNLGSQNEIKESCQDKHPIKNVTEKFDKTISPQIFSDQPKRDESTPRNEESSPVKYINGVAVVHGRTRSLVERFERRERIQTNENQTDMLLPTINEGREKSHNEDHVNPSPAVVFEKRERSQIIEDQINVSFPKSQKEDQVNASPTIVFEKRERVNEVQTNRSLPTRYQRREKDHNEDPIHASPAVIFDRRQRIPLNEDGNNMSSISITTSETDKSPNKLKVEPQLCRGDSKSTNEGEIIEGLMENHDVTLSNLRSRLTKLQVVRHFWERNDVKGAINALRKLPDQSVQADVISVLVEKMNVLTIDLFACLLPVLLGLLDGKTERHVKLSLDMLLKLVAVFGPTIRATVSAPPSVGVDLHREQRLECCNQCFKELQKIQMIIPILIRRGGALAKSALELNLVLQQS; this comes from the exons ATGGCAAAGCGTGGATACAAAATAC AGGAATTTGTGGCTCATGCGGGCAGTGTAAATTGTTTAAATACTGGAAAGAAGAATTGCCGTCTTTTCATTACTGGAGGAGATGATCACAAGGTCAATTTGTGGACCATTGGCAAACCAACTTCTTTAATG AGCCTGTCTGGCCATACTAGTCCAGTTGAATCTGTGTCTTTTGACTCAGCAGAAGTGTTAGTTCTTGGTGGAGCATCATCAGGTGTAATAAAGCTTTGGGATTTGGAAGAATCAAAGA TGGTTCGTAGTGTTGCTGGACACAGATCCAATTGCACTGCTGTTGAGTTTCATCCGTTTGGTGAGTTTTTTGCATCTGGTTCCATGGACACTAATCTGAGGATTTGGGACATCAGAAAAAAGGGGTGTATTCATTCATACAAGGGTCATACCCAGGGCATTAGTACTATCAAATTCACTCCAGATGGCCGGTGGGTAGTTTCTGGTGGACTTGACAGTGTTGTGAAG GTGTGGGATCTAACAGCTGGAAAACTCTTGAATGACTTCAAGTTGCATGAAGGACCAATTAGGTCCATAGATTTCCATCCTCTTGAGTTCCTTCTAGCTACGG GTTCAGCTGATAGAACAGTGAAATTCTGGGATTTAGAAACCTTTGAACTGATTGGTTCTGCCAGGCGCGAG GCTACAGGGGTGCGCTCAATAGCATTTCATCCTGATGGAAGAACCCTATTTACTGGACATGAGGATGGTTTGAAG GTGTATTCATGGGAGCCTGTTATCTGTCATGATTCTGTTGATATGGGATGGACAACACTTGGTGACCTCTGTATTAATGATGGGAAACTTTTGGGGTGCGCATACTACCGAAACTCTGTTGGAGTCTGGGTAGCAGATATATCG CTTATTGAACCATACAGTGATGGTTCCGGCTTGGATGCCAAGACAAGTGAAGGCATGGAGCACAAACTTAATCTTAAGGAAAGTAAACAAGAGCAAGTAGAGGTTGATGTGGGGCCAACTACCAGATTCCGCAGTGTATCCCCTGATGAGTCAAAAGAGATCAAGAATATATATATCGACT CTTCTGGAGGGAAACCGATTACATTACAGAGATCTGGATCTGTTAATTCCCAAAGAATAGATATTCCAGAGGAACCCAAGGAAATTTGTAACTTTGGAACACAGAAGCCAAGTTCTGCAGCAGGAGTTAATGTAAAACCAAATGAACAATTGCTCAGAAAATCTTTTGTTGTGCCAAATGTTGTACCTCGCGATGTTCCCGATGTTAAGGACTCAGCAAAATCTGGGGAAGAGACCATCACCTTTACAAAGACAAAGCCTGGGATGTTACTTAAACCAGCTCATACACGGAGAGCATCCACAGGCAGATTTGATATTGATAAGTTTTCTGATACTACAAGTAAATTAGACAGTGCAAAAGATACCAAGTTCCAGAGGAATTTAGGATCTCAGAATGAAATCAAAGAATCTTGCCAAGATAAACATCCTATAAAGAATGTTACAGAAAAGTTTGACAAGACTATATCTCCACAAATATTTTCTGATCAGCCAAAAC GTGATGAATCTACTCCTCGTAATGAAGAGAGTAGTCCGGTTAAATATATCAATGGAG TTGCTGTTGTACATGGGAGGACCCGTTCTCTGGTTGAGAGGTTTGAAAGAAGGGAAAGAATTCAAACCAATGAAAACCAAACCGACATGCTCCTTCCAACTATAAATGAAGGGAGGGAAAAAAGTCACAATGAAGATCATGTTAATCCATCCCCCGCTGTAGTATTTGAGAAGAGGGAAAGAAGTCAAATCATTGAAGACCAAATTAATGTGTCCTTTCCAAAGAGTCAAAAGGAAGATCAAGTTAATGCATCACCCACCATAGTATTTGAGAAGAGGGAAAGAGTCAATGAAGTTCAAACAAACAGGTCCCTCCCTACAAGATATCAGAGGAGGGAAAAAGATCACAATGAAGATCCAATTCATGCATCTCCAGCTGTAATATTTGACAGGAGGCAAAGGATTCCACTCAATGAAGATGGGAACAATATGAGCTCTATTTCAATCACAACCTCTGAAACCGATAAGTCTCCCAACAAACTG AAAGTTGAGCCTCAGTTATGCAGAGGGGATTCAAAATCTACAAATGAAGGGGAAATCATTGAAGGTCTGATGGAAAATCATGATGTAACTTTGAGTAATCTTCGTTCACGCTTGACAAAATTACAG GTGGTGCGGCATTTTTGGGAGCGCAACGATGTTAAAGGGGCCATTAATGCTTTGAGGAAGTTGCCAGATCAATCT GTTCAAGCAGATGTTATCAGTGTCCTTGTGGAGAAGATGAATGTACTCACCATAGATTTATTTGCTTGCTTGCTTCCTGTGCTCTTAGGCTTGCTGGATGGTAAAACAGAAAG GCATGTAAAGTTGTCGCTGGATATGCTATTGAAGCTTGTAGCGGTTTTTGGTCCAACAATTCGTGCAACTGTTTCAGCACCTCCCTCTGTTGGGGTTGATTTACATCGAGAACAAAG GCTAGAATGCTGCAACCAGTGCTTCAAGGAATTGCAGAAGATACAAATGATTATTCCAATATTGATACG GAGGGGTGGCGCATTGGCCAAGTCTGCCTTGGAACTGAACCTAGTTCTTCAACAATCCTGA
- the LOC130954590 gene encoding uncharacterized protein LOC130954590 has translation MGTELMGRTWGTWEELLLGGAVLRHGTRDWNVVSAELRARTDCPYSFTPEVCKAKYEDLQQRYSGSKAWFEELRKKRVAELKRALELSEDSIGSLESKLESLKADKNEKRDDCRVENSSGSPQLRVPSLKLERVESSSKDGLSAGSFTHETRTNWSPDCQVPAVSAEDIETMPEVSRSTELGKVLDVDNLACAIYKGQLASFKKRRGKRKRKDCSKNIKEASVEESELLDSADVVSWCKESSTSNCGEVAKSSGIDDHSRNLKEDRAENLREILDSVFETKGASAFRRRLDSQKRGRYKKMIRRHMDFDTIRSRISSQTINSTMELFRDLLLLANNALVFYSKSTREYKSALVLRDIVTKKLRDRNSSKPKVTTTTIDSKGTTQDNVSLKLPVHNPHVKPRSVRPGNRKIVAKAVGNDGSNSVSGVSQAAKKPSKADSPPSVESLPVKKKAFGRPKKVGRGNGAGQRPAAMPVKGKKRVRTKG, from the exons ATGGGGACGGAGTTGATGGGGAGGACGTGGGGCACATGGGAGGAGCTACTCCTCGGTGGGGCCGTTCTTCGCCACGGGACCCGCGACTGGAACGTCGTCTCCGCCGAGCTCCGAGCACGAACCGATTGTCCTTACTCTTTCACCCCTGAG GTATGTAAAGCTAAGTATGAAGACTTGCAACAGCGGTATTCTGGGAGCAA GGCTTGGTTTGAGGAACttagaaagaagagagtagcgGAGCTGAAAAGAGCTCTGGAGCTATCTGAAGATTCAATTGG GTCTCTTGAATCAAAGCTTGAATCTCTCAAGGCTGACAAGAATGAGAAGAGAGATGATTGTCGTGTTGAAAATAGCTCAGGTAGTCCGCAGTTACGCGTGCCTTCACTGAAACTGGAGAGAGTTGAATCTTCGTCAAAGGACGGGTTATCTGCTGGGAGTTTCACGCACGAAACCAGGACAAACTGGTCACCTGATTGCCAGGTTCCAGCTGTGTCCGCGGAAGATATAGAGACTATGCCTGAAGTTTCACGCTCTACCGAGCTGGGCAAAGTTTTGGATGTAGATAATTTGGCATGTGCGATATACAAAGGACAGCTGGCGAGTTTTAAGAAACGGCGagggaagaggaagaggaaggaTTGTAGTAAAAACATTAAGGAAGCAAGTGTAGAAGAAAGTGAGTTATTAGATTCAGCTGATGTTGTGTCCTGGTGTAAAGAAAGTTCTACAAGCAACTGTGGCGAAGTTGCCAAATCTTCCGGCATAGATGATCATAGTAGAAATTTGAAAGAGGATAGGGCAGAAAACTTGAGGGAGATTTTAGATTCTGTTTTTGAAACCAAAGGAGCCTCTGCCTTCCGACGCAGACTCGATAGTCAG aagaGAGGAAGGTACAAGAAAATGATCCGACGGCACATGGATTTCGACACCATAAGGTCAAGAATTAGCAGCCAAACGATTAACTCCACGATGGAACTCTTCCGAGACTTGCTGCTACTCGCGAATAATGCTCTAGTCTTCTACTCCAAGAGCACTCGCGAGTACAAGTCTGCTCTAGTTCTAAGAGACATTGTCACCAAAAAATTGAGGGACAGGAATAGTTCAAAGCCAAAggttactactactactattgACAGCAAAGGTACCACCCAAGATAATGTGTCCCTTAAATTACCTGTGCATAATCCTCATGTGAAACCAAGAAGCGTGCGCCCTGGTAACAGAAAGATTGTTGCAAAGGCAGTTGGTAATGATGGCAGCAACTCGGTATCCGGGGTGTCACAGGCAGCCAAGAAACCGAGTAAAGCCGATTCGCCACCTTCAGTGGAATCATTACCTGTCAAGAAGAAAGCTTTTGGTAGACCAAAGAAGGTTGGGCGTGGGAATGGGGCAGGTCAACGGCCGGCCGCCATGCCGgtgaagggaaagaaaagagtGAGGACAAAAGGATAG